A stretch of Chthonomonas sp. DNA encodes these proteins:
- a CDS encoding HD domain-containing protein yields the protein MIASELIPIHLSRWNLRITVTLPFLAALSATAGPLTAIAIDFLAFSIAAIGFWLVQRHRIHTSQFFLNALVSATSAGVAGLVQVAASGGAGGSIMSEVTVFGAIYSLTNILLVAVAQGESWRDVRGLVTRDAVSMVAAVGLLLLLGLGVAAAIETGANFLLPFMLIPVLMLRAAMDLKARSIDHTFETVIALMLMLQRAHPYSHGHLERVASLAEKVALKLGLSARRAHQVREAAILHDIGKIAIDEQVLEKPGKLTEEEFEHVKKHAEYGALILGECDHFLPLVPWIRSHHERPDGGGYPQRLPDAEIPIESKIIAVTDAFDAMVGGGMPGEKRSYRDPMDLQGALAELDRCAGTQFDRRVVIAFRDVLLGGEA from the coding sequence ATGATTGCGTCGGAGCTCATCCCGATTCACCTCAGCCGCTGGAACCTGCGCATCACCGTGACCCTTCCATTTCTCGCGGCTCTGTCGGCCACGGCGGGTCCGCTCACTGCAATTGCGATCGACTTTCTGGCCTTCAGCATCGCCGCCATCGGATTCTGGTTAGTCCAGCGCCATCGGATCCACACCAGTCAGTTCTTCTTGAACGCGCTCGTGAGCGCGACGAGCGCTGGCGTGGCGGGCCTTGTTCAGGTGGCGGCTTCGGGCGGGGCTGGAGGCTCGATCATGAGCGAAGTGACGGTTTTTGGCGCAATCTACTCATTGACCAACATTTTGCTGGTGGCGGTAGCGCAGGGCGAGTCGTGGCGGGACGTCCGTGGACTGGTGACTCGCGACGCGGTTTCGATGGTCGCAGCGGTCGGGCTGCTTTTACTTTTGGGACTCGGCGTGGCGGCGGCGATCGAGACGGGAGCGAACTTCCTCCTGCCGTTCATGCTTATTCCGGTCCTGATGCTTCGGGCCGCTATGGACCTGAAAGCGCGCAGCATCGATCACACCTTTGAGACCGTCATCGCGCTAATGCTCATGCTGCAGCGTGCGCATCCGTACTCCCACGGGCACCTGGAGCGCGTCGCTTCACTCGCCGAGAAAGTCGCGCTCAAACTGGGTCTCTCAGCGCGGCGCGCACATCAAGTCCGCGAGGCGGCGATCCTCCACGACATCGGAAAGATTGCGATCGACGAGCAAGTCTTAGAGAAGCCCGGCAAGCTCACAGAGGAGGAGTTTGAGCATGTCAAGAAGCACGCTGAGTATGGAGCGCTGATTCTCGGGGAATGCGATCATTTCCTCCCGTTGGTGCCGTGGATCCGTAGCCACCACGAACGTCCGGACGGCGGAGGTTATCCCCAGCGATTGCCCGATGCAGAGATCCCCATTGAAAGCAAAATCATCGCTGTGACGGACGCGTTTGACGCCATGGTTGGTGGGGGCATGCCCGGTGAGAAGCGTAGCTACCGCGACCCGATGGACCTGCAAGGCGCCCTTGCTGAGCTAGATCGTTGCGCGGGCACCCAGTTCGATCGCCGTGTCGTGATTGCGTTTCGAGATGTGCTGTTGGGAGGTGAAGCATGA
- a CDS encoding beta-lactamase family protein: MREDVQSYLDDIIQTRQAPGVVVAIAKDGKPLLSATAGVADVSTRKPMTRETPFALGELSFMFASTAALAAVDQGRMKLDAPLEFASPLTLRNVLSRSCGVDDFFADETYLEPDANFDSIWKAVRPKSLVPKDETSSTNGLLLTEALRRGSNRTFEDAVRTLVLKPLGMNSAAYGKRDGNARGYEASSSGFTPVEPHLSAYYPFAGYHLSATADDLLKFDAAIVKQSLLKVATWKIACRPVSLNGVLTASGLGLTVYTDEDGTTLGSEGGSDAGVTCFYRRMPSGLGIVVMANAADLDVQTIAQDLDQLVINALEVDGG, encoded by the coding sequence TTGCGCGAAGACGTACAGAGTTATCTGGACGACATTATCCAGACTCGCCAAGCCCCGGGCGTCGTCGTCGCCATCGCCAAAGACGGAAAACCGCTTCTGTCGGCCACCGCGGGTGTCGCCGATGTCTCGACGCGCAAGCCGATGACCAGAGAAACCCCGTTCGCCCTTGGCGAGTTGTCGTTTATGTTCGCATCGACTGCAGCGCTGGCTGCCGTCGATCAAGGACGGATGAAGCTCGACGCCCCTTTGGAGTTTGCGTCGCCGCTCACCCTTCGCAACGTGCTCTCGAGGTCCTGCGGCGTGGACGATTTCTTCGCTGATGAGACCTATCTGGAGCCTGACGCAAACTTCGATTCGATCTGGAAGGCTGTGCGGCCCAAGTCTCTGGTTCCCAAGGATGAGACCAGCTCGACCAACGGGCTCCTGCTCACCGAAGCACTTAGGCGCGGCAGCAATCGCACTTTTGAGGACGCCGTGAGGACCCTCGTGCTGAAACCGCTGGGCATGAACAGCGCAGCTTATGGGAAGCGCGACGGTAATGCACGAGGCTACGAAGCAAGCTCGTCAGGATTCACTCCCGTCGAACCGCACCTCAGCGCGTACTACCCCTTCGCTGGATATCACCTCTCCGCTACCGCCGACGATCTTCTGAAGTTCGACGCGGCCATTGTGAAGCAGAGTCTGCTGAAAGTCGCGACGTGGAAGATCGCTTGCCGTCCCGTGTCGCTCAACGGCGTGCTCACCGCATCGGGACTGGGCCTCACGGTCTACACCGACGAGGACGGTACTACGCTCGGAAGCGAAGGCGGATCCGATGCCGGCGTCACTTGTTTCTACCGTCGCATGCCGAGCGGGCTTGGTATCGTGGTGATGGCCAACGCCGCCGACCTTGACGTTCAGACTATCGCGCAAGACCTCGATCAGCTGGTGATCAATGCGTTGGAAGTCGACGGAGGTTAG
- a CDS encoding ABC transporter ATP-binding protein codes for MLTVRDLNVYYGAIHALKSVNLDVNAGEIVSIIGSNGAGKSTLLRSISGMIRARSGSIQFMDQPLIGEDADAIVKRGIGHSPEGRRIFTNMTVLENLQLGAFIRTDDETEKDMDAVMVRFPRIRERLRQSAGTLSGGEQQMLAIGRALMSRPKMLLLDEPSLGLAPNLVAEIFRIVLDINKEGTTVLLVEQNAHRALEIAHRAYVLETGSVVLSDTGKALLTNPKVKEAYLGG; via the coding sequence ATGCTGACCGTCCGGGATCTGAACGTCTATTACGGAGCCATCCACGCGCTGAAGAGTGTCAATCTCGACGTCAATGCGGGCGAGATCGTCAGCATCATTGGATCCAACGGCGCGGGTAAGAGCACGCTCCTCCGATCGATCAGCGGCATGATTCGTGCGCGGTCAGGTTCGATCCAATTCATGGATCAGCCCCTGATTGGCGAGGACGCGGACGCGATCGTCAAGCGCGGCATCGGTCACTCTCCCGAGGGTCGGCGCATCTTCACCAACATGACGGTTCTCGAAAACCTCCAGCTTGGCGCGTTCATCCGCACCGATGATGAGACCGAGAAGGATATGGACGCAGTCATGGTTCGCTTTCCCCGCATCCGCGAACGGCTCCGCCAGAGCGCGGGCACCCTGAGCGGTGGCGAACAGCAAATGCTTGCCATTGGCAGAGCGCTCATGTCGCGCCCCAAGATGCTCTTGCTGGACGAACCCAGTCTTGGACTCGCTCCGAACCTCGTCGCGGAGATCTTCCGCATCGTTTTGGACATCAACAAAGAGGGCACCACAGTATTGCTCGTCGAGCAGAACGCCCACCGCGCCTTGGAGATCGCCCACCGCGCCTACGTGCTTGAGACGGGATCGGTGGTCCTCAGCGACACTGGCAAGGCTTTGCTTACGAATCCGAAGGTCAAAGAGGCGTATCTGGGCGGCTGA
- a CDS encoding acyl-CoA dehydrogenase family protein, with the protein MLFELCPEEASFIGRVRNFVAEEVLPVTREWEKNAGFDPAIWNRLGALGLLSMTLEKEKGGMGLSCAAYVEACRELAKGDPALSMNIAAINALCVGHIATFGTKEQQDKYLPGIVKGDIKLAWGLTEPDAGSDARRVRTVANPIADRPGFYHLNGQKMFITNGGNANLIVMVARTSETELSAFLMETDQPGFTLEERIHTVGVSASNTVRFSLKDAVAWHTPCSFEQAISLLYRGRLGIAAMAVGIAEKAQELAIEYSKQREQFNRRLCDMQSVQNMLADGEVDLEAARLLLHKGAMMFDRGENVVKISSIAKLFASEAANRITNRAIQIHGGRGMTQMFLVEKLWRDAKLTEIGEGCSEIQRLVISKTVLK; encoded by the coding sequence ATGCTGTTTGAACTTTGCCCAGAAGAGGCCTCATTTATTGGTCGGGTCCGAAACTTTGTTGCCGAAGAGGTCTTGCCCGTCACGCGCGAATGGGAAAAGAATGCAGGCTTTGACCCGGCCATTTGGAATCGACTGGGCGCGCTCGGTCTTCTGAGCATGACGCTGGAGAAAGAGAAAGGCGGCATGGGGCTCTCGTGCGCCGCTTACGTGGAAGCGTGCCGGGAACTCGCCAAAGGCGACCCCGCGCTGTCGATGAATATCGCCGCGATCAATGCCCTTTGCGTCGGCCACATCGCGACCTTCGGGACAAAGGAGCAGCAAGACAAGTATTTGCCCGGGATCGTCAAGGGCGACATCAAGCTCGCGTGGGGATTGACCGAGCCCGACGCAGGCAGTGATGCCCGGCGAGTTCGGACGGTCGCGAATCCGATCGCCGATCGGCCTGGCTTCTACCACTTGAACGGTCAGAAGATGTTCATCACGAACGGTGGCAACGCCAATCTGATCGTCATGGTCGCGCGCACCAGCGAGACTGAACTTTCGGCCTTCCTCATGGAGACCGATCAACCAGGCTTCACGCTCGAAGAACGGATCCACACGGTTGGCGTCAGCGCTTCGAACACTGTACGTTTTTCGCTCAAGGACGCCGTCGCATGGCACACGCCCTGTTCGTTCGAGCAGGCGATTTCGCTGCTTTATCGTGGTCGTTTGGGCATCGCCGCCATGGCTGTGGGGATCGCCGAGAAGGCTCAGGAACTGGCGATCGAATACTCCAAGCAGCGCGAGCAGTTCAACCGACGGCTTTGCGATATGCAGAGCGTGCAGAACATGCTGGCGGACGGCGAAGTGGACCTTGAGGCCGCACGTCTGCTTCTTCACAAGGGCGCGATGATGTTTGATCGTGGTGAGAACGTCGTGAAGATCTCCTCGATCGCCAAGCTCTTCGCGAGCGAAGCGGCGAATCGCATCACCAACCGCGCAATCCAAATTCACGGTGGCCGAGGCATGACGCAGATGTTTCTGGTCGAGAAGCTGTGGCGAGATGCCAAGCTCACCGAGATCGGTGAAGGGTGCAGCGAAATCCAGCGTCTGGTCATCAGCAAGACCGTCTTGAAGTAG
- the tsaD gene encoding tRNA (adenosine(37)-N6)-threonylcarbamoyltransferase complex transferase subunit TsaD, producing MISTYPGVVLGIESSCDETSLALLEGTRVRGLHIASQVDMHAKWGGVVPEAAARAHVEALLPGLAECLEQAKLSLAEVRAIAVTNRPGLIGALSVGVSAAKALSFGLAVPLIGIHHLEGHILSPYLTSPDFPFPHLCLIASGGHTELVRVNAPGKQTLLGQTLDDAAGEAFDKCARLLGLGYPGGRAVEECARQGDPRRYRLPRGVPNQPFNFSFSGLKTAVMRTVQTEGDRLNPADLAASLQAAVVDALVTKAVRACEQESLSALTLVGGVAANTPLRETLRREAERAGVVFATPEPIYCTDNAAMIALAGSVRLAGGEVSDFTLDVFPNADLP from the coding sequence TTGATTTCAACCTACCCTGGTGTTGTCCTCGGCATCGAATCGAGCTGCGACGAAACCTCTCTTGCGCTCCTGGAAGGCACCCGGGTACGTGGGTTGCACATTGCGAGTCAGGTGGACATGCACGCCAAGTGGGGCGGGGTCGTACCCGAAGCGGCCGCGCGCGCTCACGTGGAAGCGCTGCTGCCGGGACTGGCCGAGTGCCTAGAGCAAGCCAAGCTTTCACTGGCAGAAGTCAGAGCCATTGCGGTGACCAATCGCCCAGGTTTGATAGGAGCTCTCTCCGTCGGAGTCTCGGCTGCCAAGGCTCTCTCGTTTGGCCTCGCAGTGCCTCTCATCGGCATACACCACCTCGAAGGACACATTCTCAGCCCCTACCTGACTTCCCCCGACTTCCCGTTCCCCCACCTCTGCCTCATCGCCAGCGGAGGTCATACCGAGCTTGTTCGGGTGAACGCGCCGGGCAAGCAGACGCTACTCGGTCAAACGCTGGATGATGCCGCGGGCGAAGCGTTCGACAAGTGCGCTCGTTTGCTCGGACTGGGCTATCCCGGGGGGCGCGCCGTCGAAGAGTGCGCACGCCAGGGCGATCCGAGGCGGTACCGACTTCCCCGGGGTGTCCCCAACCAGCCGTTCAACTTCAGCTTTAGTGGGCTCAAAACAGCGGTGATGCGCACGGTACAGACCGAAGGCGACCGGCTCAACCCGGCCGATCTTGCTGCCTCGCTGCAAGCGGCCGTGGTTGACGCACTCGTGACCAAAGCGGTCCGCGCCTGTGAGCAGGAATCGTTGAGCGCGCTCACGCTCGTCGGCGGGGTCGCTGCGAATACACCTCTACGGGAGACTCTACGCCGCGAAGCCGAGCGCGCCGGGGTCGTGTTCGCGACTCCGGAGCCGATCTACTGCACCGACAACGCCGCCATGATCGCACTTGCGGGATCCGTCAGATTGGCTGGCGGCGAGGTCAGCGATTTCACCCTCGATGTTTTTCCTAATGCTGACCTACCCTGA
- a CDS encoding tyrosine recombinase: MEANEDLNLVIEEFLDEFRHERGVSENTILAYRNDLTIAAQLFETAGLERWADLDAARILQFERSLGAPLAPTTAARRLSALRSLLKYLQRRRGIAIEMPETGQRKNRRPVPKALSVDDCNRLLESADLSTPSGLRDRALLELLYGAGLRISEAVTLPISAIDRESVTLRVHGKRNKTRLIPIPGETLEWIERYLRDARPRLVKKPREEVLLSDRGLQMRRTTAFANLERLSVRAGLPPVSPHDLRHTYAVHLLKGGADLRAVQELLGHESISTTQIYTQLDMDEVRRKYAKAHPRP; the protein is encoded by the coding sequence TTGGAAGCGAACGAAGACCTAAACCTCGTCATCGAGGAGTTTCTGGACGAGTTTCGCCACGAGAGGGGGGTGAGCGAGAACACCATCCTCGCGTACCGCAACGACCTGACCATCGCTGCGCAACTGTTCGAGACGGCGGGTCTGGAGCGGTGGGCCGATTTGGATGCAGCGAGGATCTTGCAGTTCGAGCGGTCGCTCGGTGCGCCGCTCGCCCCAACCACGGCCGCCCGCCGCCTGAGCGCGCTCCGCTCGCTGCTAAAGTACCTCCAGCGACGTCGCGGGATCGCCATCGAGATGCCCGAGACTGGCCAGCGGAAAAACCGTCGACCGGTGCCCAAAGCACTCAGCGTGGACGACTGCAACCGACTCTTGGAGTCCGCCGATCTTTCGACCCCGAGCGGTTTGCGCGATCGAGCTCTACTCGAACTCCTGTACGGCGCGGGGCTGCGAATATCGGAAGCCGTGACGCTTCCGATCAGCGCAATTGACCGCGAAAGCGTGACCCTAAGAGTTCACGGTAAGCGAAACAAGACGCGGCTGATTCCGATCCCAGGGGAGACGCTGGAGTGGATCGAGCGGTACCTGCGCGATGCCCGTCCGCGTCTCGTGAAAAAGCCCCGCGAGGAGGTACTGCTTAGCGATCGTGGGTTGCAAATGCGCCGCACAACCGCATTTGCTAATCTTGAGCGGCTCAGCGTGCGGGCGGGACTTCCCCCGGTTTCGCCGCATGACCTACGTCATACCTACGCGGTGCACCTGTTGAAAGGCGGAGCCGATCTGCGCGCCGTGCAAGAGTTGCTCGGGCACGAGTCGATCTCGACGACGCAGATCTACACGCAACTTGATATGGACGAGGTCCGGCGCAAATACGCCAAGGCTCACCCTCGACCTTAA
- a CDS encoding NIL domain-containing protein translates to MNTVDLTITARQEAVSRPWLWQLGQEFRVQVNIVKANVDTDYGWVHVQLTGPIEEIHRATAWLMTTGLHIEAQQRAVGA, encoded by the coding sequence ATGAATACCGTCGATCTCACCATCACTGCGCGTCAAGAAGCTGTTAGCCGACCTTGGCTGTGGCAGCTCGGCCAGGAGTTCCGCGTCCAGGTGAACATCGTGAAGGCGAATGTGGACACCGACTACGGTTGGGTTCATGTGCAGTTGACCGGTCCGATTGAGGAGATCCATCGCGCGACCGCATGGCTGATGACTACCGGGCTGCACATCGAAGCCCAGCAGCGCGCCGTCGGTGCATGA
- the kdsB gene encoding 3-deoxy-manno-octulosonate cytidylyltransferase gives MDCCIVIPSRMDSTRFPGKPLVDLQGKPMVQWVWEAAMSSGVAERVVVATPDDAILKACANFGAEAIRTRADHPSGTDRLAEVSHAVHAEVYVNVQGDEPLISPETIKTCAQPLLRDATIAMGSIYTRCAHQDVDNPAVVKVVTDQNGFALYFSRHAIPFARNPRPLEVKKHVGIYAYRKLALQSFAAWPVSPLEFAEGLEQLRFLENGVRIMMSEGAASELAIDTPEQAAEVRKILAGRRRRSG, from the coding sequence ATGGACTGCTGTATCGTCATTCCGAGTCGGATGGACTCGACTCGATTTCCCGGGAAGCCCCTCGTGGACCTGCAGGGCAAGCCGATGGTCCAGTGGGTCTGGGAGGCGGCCATGTCAAGCGGAGTGGCCGAGCGCGTGGTCGTCGCAACACCCGACGACGCGATTCTTAAGGCTTGCGCAAATTTCGGAGCCGAGGCGATTCGCACCCGGGCCGATCATCCGAGCGGCACTGACCGACTTGCGGAAGTTTCTCACGCGGTCCATGCGGAGGTGTACGTCAACGTTCAAGGTGACGAGCCATTGATCAGTCCCGAGACTATCAAGACGTGCGCACAACCGCTTTTGCGGGATGCCACCATCGCCATGGGGAGCATCTACACCCGGTGCGCGCACCAAGACGTGGACAACCCAGCAGTGGTGAAGGTCGTTACCGATCAGAATGGGTTCGCTCTGTACTTCAGTCGCCACGCCATACCCTTCGCCAGGAATCCGCGCCCCCTCGAAGTCAAGAAGCACGTGGGCATTTATGCGTATCGTAAGCTGGCGCTTCAGTCGTTCGCGGCGTGGCCCGTTTCCCCACTTGAGTTTGCGGAGGGCTTGGAGCAATTGCGGTTCCTTGAGAATGGCGTCCGAATCATGATGTCCGAGGGGGCCGCAAGCGAGTTAGCGATCGACACGCCCGAGCAAGCGGCAGAAGTGCGGAAGATCCTCGCCGGGCGACGTCGCCGTTCGGGCTAA
- a CDS encoding phospholipid carrier-dependent glycosyltransferase, producing MSEQPETSPSVSQWLRWIGPAVFAVALLIRLMGIQWGLPDATKQFSLHPDEPIILAYARQINLAEGKLDPGFYNYGTLYLTTLNFASKVVAAYAAPDATDRNAHLAGRVISALAGAGLAWLVVVALRRMGVGAIGAAVGGLSIAFSPALVVHSRFQTVDMLAVFLLMAGLVYALRWCYPIDGIDPSPNRTAVWAGLLVGLSAGTKYTGILGLLALGLMAWTLAPTVRWKTLGTALATCMAGFFIGTPGLILNFSKFKVDFKYEMAHTSTGHGLVFMATPSGFEMHFTNLLMGLGGIAVLMGGAGLIWMCIKRVPGALALVLFGLAYYILIGRAEVKFMRYVFPLIPLLSIGLGWLVHHAHVAGGKLRVTLVPLSFLALAGFGSGGLAGAAAETVWMQGEDPRDAAAGLLRKEGVGKTVGIVSDAWFYTPTLWPTSAAPRPIPFASRLEFQSQTNNPKVVQYIPPDGLDARKPWAPELIDEVAPDFIVISSFELEDVERIWNAGIDKSPEAEWNRAERFMKRLAEQYTPYRVFGPAKPSVHDMEYTHPTVRIWKRTKT from the coding sequence ATGTCGGAACAGCCCGAGACCTCGCCCTCAGTTAGCCAGTGGCTGCGGTGGATCGGGCCGGCGGTCTTTGCTGTCGCGCTACTCATCCGCTTGATGGGAATCCAGTGGGGGTTGCCTGACGCCACCAAGCAGTTCAGCCTGCATCCTGATGAACCGATCATCCTCGCGTACGCGCGGCAGATCAACCTCGCCGAAGGGAAGCTGGATCCTGGCTTCTACAATTATGGAACGCTTTATCTCACGACGCTGAACTTCGCGAGCAAGGTGGTTGCTGCATACGCCGCACCGGACGCGACCGACCGCAACGCACACCTAGCCGGGCGCGTGATCAGCGCACTCGCCGGCGCAGGTCTGGCCTGGCTGGTGGTGGTGGCACTGCGACGCATGGGTGTGGGTGCCATCGGTGCCGCTGTTGGAGGCCTCAGTATTGCGTTTTCTCCGGCCCTGGTTGTCCATTCCCGGTTCCAAACGGTGGATATGCTCGCCGTCTTTTTGCTCATGGCCGGACTCGTCTATGCGCTCAGATGGTGCTATCCAATCGACGGCATCGACCCGTCTCCGAACCGAACGGCAGTGTGGGCTGGGCTGCTCGTTGGGCTCAGCGCGGGGACCAAGTACACCGGAATATTGGGGCTGCTGGCGCTGGGGCTCATGGCTTGGACGCTCGCTCCAACGGTCCGGTGGAAGACCCTCGGAACGGCGCTGGCGACGTGCATGGCGGGCTTCTTCATCGGCACTCCCGGGTTGATCCTCAACTTTTCGAAGTTCAAGGTGGACTTCAAGTACGAGATGGCCCACACCAGCACCGGCCACGGTCTCGTCTTCATGGCCACCCCGAGCGGCTTCGAGATGCACTTCACCAACCTTCTGATGGGATTGGGCGGGATCGCGGTACTCATGGGCGGGGCCGGACTGATCTGGATGTGCATCAAGCGAGTACCGGGGGCGCTAGCGCTCGTGCTCTTCGGACTCGCTTACTACATCCTCATCGGCCGAGCCGAAGTCAAGTTCATGCGGTATGTCTTTCCGCTCATTCCGCTGCTGAGCATAGGGCTCGGTTGGCTCGTGCATCATGCCCATGTCGCGGGTGGGAAGCTCCGAGTCACCTTGGTCCCGCTCAGCTTCCTCGCTCTGGCGGGGTTCGGTTCTGGGGGACTTGCAGGTGCGGCGGCCGAGACGGTGTGGATGCAGGGCGAGGACCCGCGAGACGCAGCAGCAGGTCTCTTGCGCAAGGAAGGAGTAGGGAAGACCGTGGGGATCGTTTCGGATGCCTGGTTCTACACGCCGACTTTGTGGCCAACCTCCGCCGCACCAAGGCCGATCCCCTTCGCGAGTCGATTGGAGTTTCAAAGCCAAACGAACAATCCCAAGGTTGTGCAGTACATCCCTCCCGACGGGCTTGACGCCCGCAAGCCTTGGGCCCCCGAACTCATCGATGAAGTCGCCCCCGATTTCATCGTGATCAGCAGTTTCGAGCTGGAGGACGTCGAGCGGATTTGGAACGCTGGCATTGATAAGAGTCCTGAGGCCGAGTGGAATCGGGCCGAGCGGTTCATGAAGCGGCTCGCCGAGCAGTACACGCCTTACCGAGTGTTTGGCCCGGCGAAGCCGTCGGTGCACGACATGGAGTACACCCATCCCACGGTGCGGATTTGGAAGCGAACGAAGACCTAA
- a CDS encoding metalloregulator ArsR/SmtB family transcription factor yields MKDLIREIAEPSKRVLLAELHNGPRNVSELVSTTGLKQPNISNHLAKMRAKGFVRATKLGRQVYYSLASGDIANSLQILLSREAELAEEPFPLHEVAVEFAKLAVHGNEERCSALIHRLNRQGVDLSRIYSEVLATSMQHVGRWYEVQAVDVAEEHLASAITERMMTQLMQFASPLRDGARVAVLGCVPENQHAIGIRMLSDMLRMHGWRTIYLGANVPAESFISASREHKPDVIMISCARIDGFPHCQDLIQKLRASDIQKRFLIGLGGRAVNENPDLFRELNPHFMAQSLAEFLEEVLPNLALPSPVGSATTDD; encoded by the coding sequence GTGAAAGACCTTATTCGAGAGATTGCCGAACCTTCCAAGCGCGTGCTGCTCGCGGAGTTGCACAACGGCCCCCGCAATGTCTCGGAGCTCGTTTCGACGACGGGGCTTAAACAGCCAAATATCAGCAATCACCTGGCAAAAATGCGAGCCAAGGGGTTCGTCCGCGCGACCAAGCTCGGTCGCCAGGTTTATTACTCACTCGCCAGCGGCGACATCGCCAATTCGCTCCAGATTCTCCTCAGCCGCGAAGCAGAGCTCGCCGAAGAGCCGTTTCCGCTGCACGAGGTCGCGGTTGAGTTTGCCAAGCTCGCAGTCCACGGCAACGAAGAGCGCTGTTCCGCTCTCATCCACCGCCTGAATCGCCAGGGGGTTGACCTCAGCCGTATCTACAGCGAGGTTCTGGCCACAAGCATGCAACACGTCGGGCGATGGTATGAAGTTCAGGCCGTCGATGTTGCCGAGGAGCACCTTGCCAGCGCGATCACCGAGCGGATGATGACCCAGCTGATGCAGTTCGCCAGCCCGCTTCGCGATGGTGCGCGTGTGGCCGTCCTGGGTTGTGTCCCAGAAAACCAGCACGCAATCGGAATCCGAATGCTCAGCGACATGCTGCGCATGCACGGGTGGCGAACCATCTACTTGGGAGCTAACGTGCCGGCCGAGTCTTTCATCAGCGCAAGCCGTGAACACAAACCCGATGTGATCATGATCTCCTGCGCCAGGATTGATGGCTTCCCGCACTGCCAAGACCTCATTCAAAAGCTTCGCGCTTCGGACATCCAGAAGCGGTTCCTGATCGGTCTCGGCGGACGGGCGGTGAACGAGAATCCAGATCTGTTCCGCGAACTGAACCCGCACTTCATGGCCCAATCGCTGGCCGAGTTTCTGGAAGAGGTTCTCCCGAACCTCGCCCTGCCCTCACCGGTAGGCAGCGCGACAACCGACGACTGA
- the rimI gene encoding ribosomal protein S18-alanine N-acetyltransferase: MKPDLKTIRFTRLLTEHIPAILEIEQRVNGAAWSEQSFKNELDQAASSFLVALLDGKLVAYGGCWHVVDEAHVTTIAVDPNHRRLGIGERLMVALLETACDAGMTCSTLEVRASNTAAIAMYEKLGFRQAAVRKGYYPDNRENAIVMWLHGLGHWETPS; encoded by the coding sequence ATGAAGCCTGATCTCAAGACGATACGGTTTACGCGGCTTCTGACCGAGCACATTCCCGCGATCTTGGAAATCGAGCAGCGCGTGAATGGGGCAGCGTGGTCCGAGCAATCGTTCAAGAATGAACTCGATCAGGCTGCCTCGTCGTTCTTGGTCGCGCTGCTCGATGGCAAGCTCGTAGCCTACGGCGGTTGCTGGCACGTCGTCGACGAAGCTCATGTCACCACCATCGCGGTTGACCCTAACCATCGCCGGCTTGGCATTGGCGAACGGCTGATGGTGGCACTGTTGGAGACTGCGTGCGATGCCGGAATGACCTGCTCGACCCTCGAAGTACGGGCCAGCAACACGGCCGCCATCGCGATGTACGAAAAACTGGGGTTCCGCCAGGCAGCCGTGCGCAAGGGTTACTATCCCGACAACCGGGAGAATGCGATTGTCATGTGGCTCCATGGTCTAGGCCATTGGGAGACGCCCAGTTGA